From the Elstera cyanobacteriorum genome, one window contains:
- a CDS encoding VOC family protein gives MGITVYLTFGGTCQDAMTFYGEALGVTPRFYPFAGTPAEAEVAPEWRDKMMHAGLTYQDTLFMASDWMGPGEISYSGFTVSLNTASIEEAERLFAALSAGGTVTMPIAETFWALRFGMFTDKFGVPWMINCDRPEAA, from the coding sequence GTGGGCATTACTGTTTATCTGACGTTCGGCGGCACCTGCCAGGACGCCATGACCTTCTATGGCGAAGCCCTGGGCGTGACGCCGAGGTTCTACCCGTTCGCGGGCACCCCCGCCGAGGCTGAGGTTGCACCGGAATGGCGGGACAAGATGATGCACGCCGGTCTGACCTATCAGGATACGCTGTTCATGGCCTCGGATTGGATGGGGCCGGGCGAGATTTCTTATAGCGGCTTTACCGTTTCCTTGAATACGGCGAGTATCGAGGAGGCGGAACGCTTGTTCGCCGCCCTGTCGGCGGGCGGTACGGTGACGATGCCGATTGCCGAAACCTTCTGGGCGCTGCGCTTCGGCATGTTCACCGATAAATTCGGTGTGCCGTGGATGAT